One region of Pseudomonas glycinae genomic DNA includes:
- a CDS encoding methyl-accepting chemotaxis protein encodes MSATAQDVARSAAQAAEAAKDADRATRQGLTVIDRTTASIDTLAADMSAAMVQVEGLAANSEKIGTVLETIRAIAEQTNLLALNAAIEAARAGEAGRGFAVVADEVRNLARRTQESVEETRQVIEQLQNGTQDVVGSMGNSHRQAQGSVEQVGQAVTALRQIGDAVTVISDMNLQIASAAEEQSAVAEEINNNVATIRDVTESLSGQANESARVSQSLNSLANQQQSLMDQFRV; translated from the coding sequence ATGAGCGCCACTGCCCAGGACGTGGCCCGCAGCGCTGCGCAAGCCGCCGAAGCCGCCAAAGACGCCGACCGCGCCACCCGTCAGGGCCTGACCGTGATCGACCGCACCACCGCCAGCATCGACACCCTCGCCGCCGACATGAGCGCGGCGATGGTGCAAGTCGAAGGCCTGGCCGCCAACAGCGAGAAGATCGGCACCGTGCTGGAAACCATCCGCGCCATCGCCGAGCAGACCAACCTGCTGGCCCTGAACGCCGCCATTGAAGCCGCCCGTGCCGGTGAAGCCGGACGCGGCTTTGCGGTAGTCGCCGATGAAGTACGCAACCTCGCCCGCCGCACCCAAGAGTCGGTTGAAGAAACCCGTCAGGTCATCGAGCAACTGCAGAACGGCACCCAGGACGTGGTCGGCTCGATGGGCAACAGCCATCGTCAGGCTCAGGGTAGCGTTGAACAGGTCGGTCAGGCCGTGACCGCGCTGCGCCAGATCGGCGATGCGGTGACGGTGATCAGCGACATGAACCTGCAGATCGCCAGCGCTGCCGAAGAACAGAGCGCGGTGGCCGAAGAGATCAACAACAACGTGGCGACGATTCGTGATGTGACGGAGTCGCTGTCGGGGCAGGCGAATGAATCGGCGCGGGTGAGTCAGTCGCTCAATAGCCTGGCGAATCAGCAGCAGAGCTTGATGGATCAGTTTCGGGTCTAG
- a CDS encoding sensor histidine kinase codes for MRSIQRRLSLGLISVLVVVGVLLAQTSLWLFEVGLQRYLEAGLRNDSESLLVALVRGPQGLQLDERHLSPAYQRPFSGHYFRIDFADSHWRSRSLWDQDLPLLERSGLHSNLQLGPDGQQLLVLRSDYRRLGQSISISVAQDYTPVRESFQRMRQIGLGLGLAGLLLILLLQRLTVRRALRPLEKAREQIAQLQQGQRSQLDEQVPAELEPLVAQINHLLAHTEDSLKRSRNALGNLGHALKTPLAVLLSLASSERLDAHPELRKILKEQLEQVQQRLNRELNRARLSGDALPGALFDCDAELPGLLSTLNMIHGEHLELSYVAPPGLQLPWDREDLLELLGNLLDNACKWADAEVRLSVVERTDGFALNVEDDGPGIPELQRAQVFSRGTRLDEQTDGHGLGLGIVRDIVDTWGGLLVLGESEWGGLKVVIELPKR; via the coding sequence GTGAGATCGATCCAGCGCCGCTTGAGCCTGGGGTTGATCAGCGTGCTGGTGGTCGTCGGCGTACTGCTGGCGCAAACCAGTCTGTGGCTGTTTGAAGTCGGATTGCAGCGCTATCTCGAAGCCGGCTTGCGTAACGACAGCGAGAGCCTGCTGGTGGCGCTGGTTCGCGGGCCGCAAGGCTTGCAGCTGGATGAGCGGCACTTGTCGCCGGCCTATCAGCGACCGTTTTCCGGGCATTACTTCCGTATCGATTTCGCCGACAGCCATTGGCGCTCCCGCTCGCTGTGGGATCAGGATCTGCCGCTTCTCGAACGCTCCGGCCTGCACAGCAACCTGCAACTGGGGCCGGACGGTCAGCAACTGCTGGTGTTGCGCTCGGACTATCGACGGCTCGGTCAGTCGATTTCCATCAGCGTGGCCCAGGATTACACGCCGGTGCGCGAGAGTTTCCAGCGCATGCGCCAGATCGGCCTTGGCCTCGGGCTGGCCGGGTTGCTGCTGATTCTGTTGTTGCAACGTCTGACCGTTCGCCGCGCCTTGCGGCCGCTGGAAAAGGCCCGCGAGCAGATCGCCCAGTTGCAGCAGGGCCAGCGTTCACAACTCGATGAACAAGTGCCGGCGGAACTGGAGCCGCTGGTGGCGCAGATCAACCACTTGCTGGCGCACACCGAAGACAGCCTCAAGCGCTCGCGCAATGCGCTGGGCAATCTCGGGCATGCGCTGAAAACCCCTTTGGCAGTGCTGCTCAGTCTGGCGTCGAGTGAAAGGCTCGATGCACACCCGGAGCTGCGCAAGATTCTCAAGGAACAACTGGAGCAGGTTCAGCAACGGCTGAACCGTGAGCTCAATCGTGCGCGCCTGTCCGGCGATGCGTTGCCGGGAGCACTGTTTGATTGCGACGCCGAACTGCCGGGGTTGTTGTCGACGTTGAACATGATCCACGGCGAACATCTGGAGCTGAGTTATGTGGCGCCGCCGGGCCTGCAATTGCCGTGGGATCGTGAGGACCTGCTGGAGTTGCTCGGCAACCTGCTGGACAACGCCTGCAAATGGGCCGATGCCGAGGTGCGGCTGAGCGTGGTCGAGCGTACGGATGGCTTCGCCCTGAACGTTGAAGATGACGGGCCGGGGATTCCCGAATTGCAGCGTGCTCAGGTGTTCAGTCGTGGTACGCGACTGGACGAGCAGACCGACGGGCATGGCTTGGGCCTGGGGATTGTGCGCGACATCGTCGACACCTGGGGTGGGTTGCTGGTGTTGGGTGAGAGTGAGTGGGGCGGTTTGAAGGTGGTGATCGAATTGCCTAAACGCTGA
- a CDS encoding response regulator transcription factor, whose product MRLLLVEDHVPLADELLAGLQRQGYAVDWLADGRDAVYQGSSEPYDLIVLDLGLPGVPGLEVLAQWRAGGLTIPVLILTARDSWAERIEGLKAGADDYLTKPFHPEELYLRIQSLLRRSKGQANQPTLKAAGLHLDEGRQCVVRDGADIQLTAAEFRLLRYFMLHPEQILSKSHLAEHLYDGETERDSNVLEVHVNHLRRKLGKSVIETRRGQGYLFGGQAS is encoded by the coding sequence ATGCGCTTGCTTCTGGTGGAAGACCACGTACCGCTGGCCGACGAACTGCTCGCCGGCCTGCAACGTCAGGGCTACGCGGTGGACTGGCTGGCGGACGGGCGCGACGCGGTCTACCAGGGCAGCAGCGAGCCCTACGACCTGATCGTCCTCGACCTCGGTTTGCCCGGCGTGCCAGGGCTTGAGGTGCTGGCGCAATGGCGCGCCGGCGGTCTGACGATTCCGGTGCTGATCCTCACCGCCCGCGATTCCTGGGCCGAGCGTATCGAAGGTCTGAAGGCCGGCGCCGATGATTACCTGACCAAACCCTTTCACCCGGAAGAGCTGTATTTGCGCATTCAGTCGCTGCTGCGCCGCTCCAAGGGCCAGGCCAACCAGCCGACGCTCAAGGCCGCCGGGCTGCACCTGGACGAGGGCCGCCAGTGTGTCGTGCGCGACGGTGCCGACATTCAGCTGACCGCCGCCGAATTCCGTCTGTTGCGCTACTTCATGTTGCACCCGGAACAGATCCTCTCCAAAAGCCACCTCGCCGAACACCTCTACGACGGTGAGACCGAACGCGATTCCAACGTGCTTGAAGTCCACGTCAATCATCTGCGGCGCAAGCTCGGCAAGAGCGTCATCGAAACCCGTCGTGGTCAGGGTTATCTGTTTGGCGGACAGGCTTCGTGA
- a CDS encoding PepSY domain-containing protein gives MKVNVRATRCTALALVMFCSTAMARDLGPDEALNLRKQGVILPLEQVLQQAMDRYPGAKLLEVELEEKHDVYIYEVELLTVEGVARELHLKADTGELVKDKED, from the coding sequence ATGAAGGTGAATGTTCGTGCCACCCGCTGTACAGCATTGGCGCTGGTGATGTTTTGCTCGACGGCCATGGCCCGCGACCTGGGTCCCGACGAAGCCCTCAATCTGCGCAAGCAGGGCGTGATCCTGCCGCTGGAGCAGGTATTGCAGCAGGCGATGGACCGTTATCCCGGCGCGAAACTGCTGGAAGTCGAGCTGGAAGAAAAACACGACGTCTACATTTATGAAGTCGAGTTGCTGACCGTCGAAGGTGTGGCCCGTGAGCTGCATCTGAAGGCCGACACCGGCGAACTCGTGAAAGACAAGGAAGATTGA
- a CDS encoding PepSY domain-containing protein has product MKTLTALTLASIIGLAASTVHARDLGPDEALRLRDAGTIVSFEKLNATALAKHPGSTITDTELEEQYGKYIYQIELRDPQGLEWDLELDAVSGQVLKDHQDT; this is encoded by the coding sequence ATGAAAACCCTGACTGCCCTGACCCTCGCCTCGATCATCGGCCTCGCCGCCAGCACCGTTCACGCCCGCGATCTCGGCCCGGATGAAGCCCTGCGTCTGCGCGACGCTGGTACTATCGTCTCCTTCGAGAAGCTCAACGCCACCGCGCTGGCCAAACACCCGGGTTCAACGATCACCGACACCGAGCTGGAAGAGCAGTACGGCAAGTACATCTACCAGATCGAACTGCGTGATCCGCAGGGCCTGGAATGGGATCTGGAACTGGACGCGGTGAGCGGGCAAGTGCTCAAGGATCATCAGGATACGTAA
- a CDS encoding patatin-like phospholipase family protein — protein sequence MTAIHIKFPALTLKAGPRAMARIRAQGLNAADVGTLPGAAGGPKALGIQGLDLALFGEWLPAAPRERSLIGASVGSWRFASACLPDAAEGIRRLGHLYTEQNFNKGVTIAEVSRSSRRMLDDLLDGRDASLLTNAHYRLNIMVVKSHGGLADDHRGRLGLALGSVIADNLRGRARLSRHFERLIIHDPRLAPPVHALNDFPSRFVALDAGNLRQALLASGSIPMVMEGVRDLPGAGAGTFRDGGLLDYHLDLPYSGDGIVLYPHFTDRVIPGWFDKTLPWRKASTERLQDVLLLAPSKEYLARLPYGKLPDRNDFKRFMGDAPSRQKYWRAAMDESRRLGDEFLELTANGRLAERLLTL from the coding sequence ATGACCGCCATCCACATCAAGTTTCCTGCCCTCACCCTCAAGGCCGGCCCCCGGGCCATGGCGCGCATTCGTGCCCAAGGCCTGAACGCCGCCGACGTCGGCACCCTGCCCGGCGCTGCCGGTGGGCCGAAGGCGCTGGGGATTCAGGGGCTGGATCTGGCGTTGTTCGGCGAATGGTTGCCGGCGGCGCCACGCGAGCGTTCGCTGATCGGTGCGTCGGTGGGCTCCTGGCGCTTCGCCAGCGCTTGTCTGCCGGACGCCGCCGAAGGCATCCGCCGCCTCGGTCATCTGTACACCGAGCAGAACTTCAACAAAGGCGTGACCATTGCCGAGGTCAGCCGCAGCTCGCGACGCATGCTCGATGACTTGCTCGACGGACGCGATGCCAGCCTTTTGACCAACGCCCATTACCGCTTGAACATCATGGTGGTCAAAAGCCACGGCGGGCTGGCGGACGACCATCGCGGCCGGCTCGGGCTGGCGCTGGGCTCGGTGATCGCCGACAACCTGCGGGGCCGCGCGCGGCTGTCGCGGCACTTCGAACGGCTGATCATCCACGACCCGCGCCTGGCGCCGCCGGTGCATGCGCTGAATGACTTCCCGTCACGTTTCGTCGCCCTCGATGCCGGCAACCTGCGTCAGGCGCTGCTGGCGTCCGGCTCGATCCCGATGGTCATGGAAGGCGTGCGCGACCTGCCGGGCGCCGGTGCCGGCACGTTCCGCGACGGCGGTCTGCTGGACTATCACCTCGACCTGCCCTACAGCGGCGACGGCATCGTGCTCTATCCGCACTTCACCGACCGGGTGATCCCGGGCTGGTTCGACAAGACCCTGCCGTGGCGCAAAGCCTCGACCGAGCGCTTGCAGGACGTGCTGTTGCTCGCACCGTCGAAGGAATACCTGGCGCGCCTGCCCTACGGCAAACTCCCCGACCGTAACGACTTCAAACGCTTCATGGGCGATGCGCCGAGCCGACAGAAATACTGGCGCGCGGCGATGGACGAAAGTCGCCGATTGGGTGATGAGTTCCTTGAACTGACTGCCAATGGTCGCCTCGCCGAGCGCTTGCTGACCCTTTAG
- the queD gene encoding 6-carboxytetrahydropterin synthase QueD — translation MEIFKEFTFESAHRLPHVPDGHKCGRLHGHSFKVAIHLSGDLDPHTGWIRDFSEIKAIFKPLYERLDHNYLNDIPGLENPTSEVLAKFIWNELKPLLPELSAIRIHETCTSGCIYRGE, via the coding sequence GTGGAAATCTTCAAGGAATTTACGTTCGAATCCGCCCACCGCCTGCCCCACGTACCGGACGGCCACAAGTGCGGACGCCTGCACGGTCACTCGTTCAAAGTGGCGATTCACCTGAGCGGCGACCTCGATCCGCACACGGGCTGGATCCGTGATTTCTCCGAGATCAAGGCGATTTTCAAGCCGCTGTACGAGCGTCTCGACCACAACTACCTCAACGACATTCCGGGCCTCGAAAACCCGACCAGCGAAGTGCTGGCCAAATTCATCTGGAATGAATTGAAGCCCCTGCTGCCGGAACTCAGTGCGATCCGCATCCACGAGACCTGCACCAGCGGTTGCATCTATCGCGGCGAGTGA
- the codB gene encoding cytosine permease, producing the protein MTQNDPGNDYPLSEVPMHARKGLASTAMVLLGFTFFTATMFAGGKLGVAFNFGEMLAVIVIGNLLLGVYAAGLGYIAFKSGLNSVLMGRFCFGEVGSKLSDLILGFTQIGWYAWGTATAAVVLGKYFDLNEATVLGLMVLFGLVFCATAYIGYRGLEILSYIAVPAMMLLLMLSMWVATVKVGGLDGLLSVVPSGSLDWSTAITLVFGTFVSGATQATNWTRFSRSARVAVLASLIGFFIGNGLMVLIGAYGAIVYQQPDVVEVLLLQGFAMAAMAMLLLNIWSTQDNTIYNFAVAGCNLLRTGRRKTVTLAGAVIGTALALLGMYDMLVPYLILLGTVIPPIGGVIMADFFFRWRGRYPRLADARLPAFNWPGLAAYAAGTVAAFGSPWVAPLVGIAVAALTYIAVTGLLGARNAAAPLQDL; encoded by the coding sequence ATGACGCAAAACGATCCCGGCAACGATTACCCCCTCAGTGAAGTGCCGATGCACGCGCGCAAAGGCCTGGCCTCCACGGCGATGGTGCTGCTGGGCTTCACCTTTTTCACCGCGACCATGTTTGCCGGCGGCAAGCTCGGCGTGGCGTTCAACTTCGGCGAAATGCTCGCCGTCATCGTCATCGGCAACCTGCTGCTCGGCGTGTACGCCGCAGGCCTGGGTTACATCGCCTTCAAGAGCGGGCTGAACTCGGTGCTGATGGGGCGCTTCTGTTTTGGCGAAGTCGGCAGCAAGCTCAGCGACCTGATCCTCGGGTTCACCCAGATCGGCTGGTACGCCTGGGGCACCGCGACGGCGGCGGTGGTGCTGGGCAAGTATTTCGACTTGAACGAAGCCACGGTGCTGGGCCTGATGGTGCTGTTCGGCCTGGTGTTCTGCGCCACAGCGTATATCGGTTATCGCGGCCTGGAGATCCTGTCGTACATCGCGGTGCCGGCTATGATGTTGCTGCTGATGCTGTCGATGTGGGTCGCGACTGTGAAAGTCGGCGGCCTCGACGGATTGCTCAGCGTCGTGCCCAGCGGTTCGCTGGACTGGTCGACCGCCATCACGCTGGTGTTCGGCACCTTCGTCAGCGGCGCGACCCAGGCCACCAACTGGACGCGTTTTTCCCGTTCGGCAAGGGTCGCGGTGCTGGCCAGCCTGATCGGCTTTTTCATCGGCAATGGCCTGATGGTGCTGATCGGCGCCTATGGCGCGATCGTCTACCAACAGCCCGATGTGGTTGAAGTGCTGCTGTTGCAGGGCTTTGCCATGGCGGCGATGGCGATGCTGTTGCTGAACATCTGGAGCACCCAGGACAACACCATCTACAACTTCGCCGTCGCCGGCTGCAACCTGCTGCGCACCGGGCGCCGCAAGACCGTGACCCTGGCCGGCGCCGTGATCGGCACGGCACTCGCGTTGCTGGGCATGTACGACATGCTGGTGCCATATCTGATCCTGCTCGGCACGGTGATCCCGCCGATTGGCGGCGTGATCATGGCGGACTTTTTCTTCCGCTGGCGCGGGCGTTATCCGCGTCTGGCCGACGCACGGTTACCGGCGTTCAACTGGCCGGGGCTCGCGGCTTACGCGGCCGGAACCGTCGCCGCGTTCGGCTCGCCGTGGGTCGCGCCGCTAGTGGGGATCGCCGTTGCCGCGTTAACGTATATCGCAGTGACCGGTCTGCTCGGCGCCCGCAACGCGGCCGCCCCTCTACAAGATCTATAA
- the codA gene encoding cytosine deaminase — translation MHIINARLRNQEGLHELHLEDGLIRSIARQTEAPTLGPDDLDAGGNLVVPPFVEPHIHLDATLTAGEPRWNMSGTLFEGIECWGERKVTITQEDTKTRAKKTIQTLAAHGIQHVRTHVDVTDPQLTALKAMLEVREESRHLIDLQIVAFPQEGIESFRNGRELMEEAIRMGADVVGGIPHFEYTRDQGVSSVKFLMDLAERTGCLVDVHCDETDDPHSRFLEVLAEEARSRDMGALVTASHTTAMGSYDNAYCAKLFRLLGHSGISFVSCPTESIHLQGRFDNFPKRRGVTRVNELLEAGMNVCFGQDSIVDPWYPLGNGNILRVLEAGLHICHMLGYRNLQSALDLVTDNSAKAMHLGERYGLEQGRPANLLILSADSDYEVIRSQGLPLYSIRNGNVLMKRQMPVVEFV, via the coding sequence ATGCACATCATCAACGCCCGACTGCGCAACCAGGAAGGTCTGCACGAATTGCACCTCGAAGACGGCCTGATCCGCAGCATCGCGCGCCAGACCGAAGCGCCGACCCTGGGCCCCGACGACCTCGACGCCGGCGGCAACCTGGTGGTGCCGCCCTTCGTCGAGCCGCACATTCACCTCGACGCCACCCTCACCGCTGGCGAGCCGCGCTGGAACATGAGCGGCACGCTGTTCGAAGGCATCGAGTGCTGGGGCGAGCGCAAGGTCACCATCACCCAGGAAGACACCAAAACCCGGGCGAAGAAAACCATTCAGACCCTCGCCGCCCACGGCATCCAGCATGTGCGCACCCACGTCGACGTCACCGACCCGCAACTCACCGCGCTCAAGGCGATGCTCGAAGTGCGCGAGGAAAGCCGTCACCTGATCGACCTGCAAATCGTCGCGTTCCCTCAGGAAGGCATCGAGTCGTTCCGCAATGGCCGCGAGCTGATGGAAGAAGCGATCCGTATGGGCGCGGATGTGGTCGGCGGGATTCCGCATTTCGAGTACACCCGCGACCAGGGCGTCAGCTCGGTGAAGTTCCTGATGGATCTGGCCGAGCGCACCGGCTGCCTGGTGGACGTGCACTGCGACGAAACCGACGACCCGCATTCGCGCTTCCTCGAAGTGCTGGCCGAAGAGGCCCGCAGCCGCGACATGGGCGCCCTCGTAACCGCCAGCCACACCACTGCGATGGGCTCCTACGACAACGCCTACTGCGCCAAACTGTTCCGCCTGCTCGGCCATTCGGGGATCAGTTTTGTCTCCTGCCCGACCGAAAGCATTCACCTGCAAGGGCGCTTCGACAACTTCCCGAAACGCCGCGGCGTGACCCGCGTCAACGAACTGCTCGAAGCGGGCATGAACGTCTGCTTTGGTCAGGATTCGATCGTCGATCCGTGGTATCCGCTGGGCAACGGCAACATCCTGCGGGTCCTCGAAGCCGGCCTGCACATCTGCCACATGCTCGGTTACCGCAACCTGCAAAGCGCGCTGGATCTGGTCACCGACAACAGCGCCAAGGCCATGCACCTCGGTGAGCGCTACGGTCTGGAACAGGGCCGACCGGCGAACCTGCTGATCCTGTCGGCGGACAGCGATTACGAAGTGATCCGCAGCCAGGGCCTGCCGCTGTATTCGATCCGCAACGGCAATGTGCTGATGAAGCGACAGATGCCGGTGGTGGAATTCGTCTAA
- a CDS encoding carboxymuconolactone decarboxylase family protein, producing MNQKTTSDPMATLYQEGRHTFVELVPDGGARLDALFHTVPALGQLAVGVVYGHLHSRPGLDPRLREAVSLAAIVASGMFGPPLSVHLKTGLASGLAPGELTEILLQASAFAGFPRAVSAAEQLNHLFADAGLESPPPPTPREVTSRFCADVRAGHPPIPLSAAVKRQLRQADRLALQACTAQAVIVECFQSPETQPKALLYVTVVDNTVVAIKLFKAQ from the coding sequence ATGAATCAAAAGACCACTTCCGATCCCATGGCCACGCTTTACCAGGAGGGCCGCCATACGTTTGTCGAACTCGTACCCGATGGCGGGGCCAGACTCGACGCCCTGTTCCATACCGTTCCCGCATTGGGCCAACTGGCCGTCGGCGTGGTGTACGGACATTTACACTCGCGGCCTGGTCTTGATCCGCGATTGCGCGAAGCGGTGTCCCTTGCCGCCATTGTCGCCTCGGGCATGTTCGGGCCACCGCTGAGCGTGCACCTCAAAACCGGCCTGGCATCGGGCCTCGCACCGGGTGAATTGACTGAAATACTGCTGCAGGCTTCGGCCTTCGCCGGTTTCCCCCGAGCGGTCAGTGCGGCGGAGCAACTCAATCATCTGTTTGCAGACGCGGGCCTTGAATCACCACCGCCCCCCACCCCGAGAGAAGTCACTTCGAGATTTTGCGCAGACGTTCGCGCGGGCCATCCACCGATTCCGCTGAGTGCCGCAGTGAAACGCCAGTTACGTCAGGCAGACCGTTTGGCGCTGCAAGCCTGCACAGCGCAGGCTGTAATCGTCGAGTGTTTTCAAAGCCCCGAGACGCAACCCAAAGCCCTGCTGTACGTGACGGTGGTCGATAACACTGTTGTCGCCATAAAGCTGTTCAAGGCCCAATGA
- a CDS encoding glucan 1,4-alpha-maltotetraohydrolase domain-containing protein, whose protein sequence is MKGTSPIRLIFAVCLAIATATAAMAGVRNGSGTEILLQVFHWNSSRNQTPWYSVLAQQAPTIGKDGFTLAWLPPAWTDSSSWIDSQAQTSGGGEGYFWSSFDKNSRYGSDQQLKQAVLALNNAGVKVVYDVVPNHMNDKAVYSMFPRGSNEWRQDCAQCDEGDAFMDGSADLNTASARVFDTFKKEFINLRDNYGAQGLRFDFVRGYAPETVDRWMNAFGNLKFCVGENWKGPNEYPPGDWRHNASWQDVLKDWSDRSHCTVFDFALKERMQNGSLAEWRHGLNGNPDPAWRAIAVTFVDNHDTGYSPGAYGGQHHWALPDPLVNLAYAYILSSPGTPTVYWPHMYDWQRDQLIRQLIKLRKGAGIRADSPIRFNTAYSGLVATTSGMSGTLVIALKSDLQQLPQGMGTPTLSWDNGDIRIWSTAVEPAALNVNVHCDNANPQSGERVYAVGSSLEFGAWDPQHAIALTLNNNRWSATVEVPGQQRLEWKCIVRGQTPAAVYWQAGANNVFTSGAVSDTVGRF, encoded by the coding sequence ATGAAAGGGACTTCACCCATTCGCCTCATTTTCGCTGTCTGTCTGGCCATCGCCACGGCGACAGCGGCGATGGCCGGCGTTCGCAACGGCAGCGGCACAGAGATTCTGCTGCAAGTTTTTCACTGGAATTCCAGCCGCAACCAAACGCCCTGGTATTCAGTGCTGGCGCAACAGGCGCCAACAATTGGCAAAGACGGATTTACCCTTGCCTGGTTACCGCCAGCCTGGACGGACAGCTCAAGCTGGATCGACAGCCAGGCCCAGACCTCAGGTGGTGGCGAAGGCTACTTCTGGAGCAGCTTCGACAAGAACAGTCGTTACGGCAGTGATCAGCAACTCAAACAAGCGGTGCTGGCGCTCAACAACGCGGGGGTGAAAGTCGTCTACGACGTGGTGCCCAATCACATGAACGATAAAGCGGTCTATTCGATGTTCCCGAGAGGGAGCAACGAGTGGCGGCAAGACTGCGCGCAATGTGACGAAGGTGATGCATTCATGGATGGCTCAGCGGATCTGAACACCGCCAGTGCGCGAGTCTTCGACACCTTCAAAAAAGAATTCATCAATCTGCGCGACAACTACGGTGCTCAAGGCCTGCGCTTTGACTTCGTCCGAGGCTACGCACCGGAAACCGTGGATCGCTGGATGAACGCCTTCGGCAACCTGAAATTCTGCGTCGGCGAGAACTGGAAAGGCCCCAACGAATATCCGCCGGGCGACTGGCGACACAATGCGAGCTGGCAGGATGTGCTCAAAGACTGGTCGGATCGCTCGCACTGTACTGTGTTTGATTTTGCCCTCAAGGAGCGTATGCAAAATGGCTCGCTCGCCGAGTGGCGCCACGGCTTGAATGGCAATCCGGATCCTGCCTGGAGAGCAATCGCAGTGACCTTCGTCGACAATCATGACACCGGTTATTCGCCTGGGGCCTATGGTGGCCAACATCACTGGGCGTTGCCCGATCCACTGGTCAATCTGGCTTACGCCTACATCCTCAGCAGTCCCGGCACGCCGACCGTGTACTGGCCGCACATGTATGACTGGCAGCGCGATCAACTGATCCGGCAATTGATCAAACTGCGCAAGGGCGCTGGTATCCGCGCCGATTCGCCGATTCGCTTCAACACCGCCTATTCGGGCTTGGTTGCTACCACCTCGGGGATGAGCGGGACGTTGGTGATTGCGCTGAAATCCGATCTGCAACAGTTGCCGCAGGGCATGGGCACGCCGACCTTGAGCTGGGACAACGGCGATATCCGGATCTGGAGCACAGCGGTCGAACCGGCTGCACTCAACGTCAACGTCCACTGCGACAATGCCAATCCACAATCCGGTGAACGCGTCTATGCCGTCGGATCGTCGCTGGAGTTCGGCGCGTGGGATCCACAACATGCAATTGCGCTGACGCTGAACAATAACCGCTGGAGCGCAACGGTCGAGGTGCCGGGCCAGCAAAGACTGGAGTGGAAATGCATCGTCCGTGGCCAGACTCCGGCAGCGGTGTACTGGCAGGCGGGTGCGAACAACGTATTCACCAGCGGAGCCGTGAGCGACACGGTCGGGCGCTTCTGA
- a CDS encoding diaminopimelate epimerase, which yields MTQFYDARGNIYGVVSPRALRDAGIDLPTSAAQCASSRQTWSTAAIAQCCDWPDGQRPVGSKSHRSDGLLIGPFQSAPPFDLLIVNTDGTLAERSGNGLTIFSRALLEQGLMPEEGATLRVHHDKQDAPSPVPTSVKPAQVAGVHGFWLDLGQPGFGPVAVGALGVEPVPFNGVEVNRVRPLAQLDPAWAHSQFVRIGNPHCVTLVQDEAALPSNAQMLEPPLADSLTAIAYAMPTGAGQPCPAGVNLQWATRAGDQRIVARVFERGEGPTASSGTSASAVASAAWRVGWVSAGEVQVVMPGGTAPILLEERDDELAGVRLFGTAMRNET from the coding sequence ATGACGCAGTTCTACGATGCACGGGGCAATATCTACGGGGTCGTTTCGCCTCGGGCGCTACGCGATGCCGGTATCGACTTACCGACCAGCGCCGCGCAATGCGCGTCGTCGCGCCAGACGTGGAGTACCGCAGCCATCGCGCAGTGTTGCGATTGGCCCGACGGTCAACGTCCCGTCGGCAGCAAATCCCATCGCAGCGATGGCCTGTTGATCGGCCCGTTTCAATCCGCGCCCCCCTTCGACCTGCTGATCGTCAACACCGACGGCACGCTGGCCGAGCGCAGCGGCAACGGCCTGACGATTTTCTCCCGGGCGCTGCTTGAACAAGGGCTGATGCCGGAGGAGGGGGCGACGCTGCGGGTGCATCACGACAAACAGGATGCGCCATCACCCGTGCCGACCTCGGTCAAACCAGCGCAGGTGGCGGGCGTGCACGGCTTTTGGCTGGACCTCGGCCAGCCCGGTTTCGGCCCGGTGGCCGTCGGTGCGCTTGGGGTTGAACCGGTGCCGTTCAACGGCGTGGAGGTCAACCGTGTTCGGCCGTTGGCGCAACTCGATCCCGCCTGGGCGCACAGCCAGTTTGTGCGGATCGGTAATCCACATTGCGTGACGCTGGTGCAGGATGAAGCCGCACTGCCGAGCAACGCGCAGATGCTTGAACCGCCGCTGGCGGACAGTCTGACCGCTATCGCCTATGCCATGCCCACCGGCGCCGGCCAGCCGTGCCCGGCCGGGGTCAACCTGCAATGGGCGACGCGCGCCGGGGATCAGCGCATTGTGGCGCGGGTGTTCGAACGGGGCGAGGGACCGACCGCTTCCTCAGGCACCAGCGCCAGCGCGGTGGCGAGCGCTGCATGGCGAGTGGGTTGGGTGTCGGCGGGAGAGGTGCAAGTGGTGATGCCGGGCGGTACGGCGCCGATTTTGCTGGAGGAGCGCGATGACGAGTTGGCCGGCGTGCGCCTGTTCGGCACTGCAATGCGAAATGAAACATAG